A region from the Malus domestica chromosome 07, GDT2T_hap1 genome encodes:
- the LOC103438648 gene encoding SUN domain-containing protein 1-like, with amino-acid sequence MSASTVSITANPATTRRRHVVAVDKKTSNIELVSAEPQTHKADDTATNSKDLSHHSIRGEPGLDRSAQPKKTGPNSTISPPSNRRSRKTLDADPKPRWVTVLRIVSKNLILLVLIVGLFQIVRRLALGPGVAVPMAFSDLEGRIAEVEAFMKTTTKMVQVQVEVVDRKIESEVGGLRREMEKKIEDKGVALESDLRKLEAKNEGLERSVSDLRSVEWLSKQEFENVYEDLKKKVKSSEDSVLGATLDDIRAYARNVVEKEIEKHAADGLGRVDYALATGGASVVKHSEPYLVGKGGNWFLKSSKNGVHSDADKMLKPSFGEPGHCFPLKGSSGFVQIKLRTAIIPEAITLEHVAKSVAYDRSSAPKDCRISGWLRGQDDPEVYTEIRLVEFTYDLEKSNAQTFNVLDSAVSGLVDTVRLDFTSNHGSPSHTCIYRLRVHGHEPNAVSMMAMQQ; translated from the exons ATGTCGGCGTCGACCGTTTCAATAACGGCGAACCCGGCGACGACTCGGCGGCGACACGTCGTGGCCGTCGATAAGAAGACATCCAACATCGAGCTTGTCTCCGCCGAACCCCAAACCCACAAAGCCGACGACACCGCCACCAATTCCAAAGATCTCAGCCACCATTCCATCAGAGGCGAACCGGGTCTTGACCGGTCCGCTCAACCCAAGAAAACCGGCCCCAATTCCACCATTTCGCCGCCTTCCAATCGCCGCTCTCGCAAAACCCTAGACGCTGATCCCAAGCCTCGATGGgtcaccgtcctccgaatcgtTTCCAAGAACTTAATTCTGCTTGTTCTGATTGTGGGTTTGTTTCAGATAGTCAGGAGACTTGCTCTTGGGCCTGGTGTAGCGGTTCCCATGGCTTTTTCGGATTTGGAAGGCCGAATAGCGGAGGTGGAAGCGTTTATGAAGACCACTACGAAGATGGTTCAGGTTCAAGTGGAGGTTGTGGACCGGAAGATTGAGAGCGAGGTCGGAGGGTTAAGGAGAGAAATGGAGAAGAAGATAGAGGATAAAGGGGTTGCGTTGGAGAGTGATTTGAGGAAATTGGAGGCCAAGAATGAAGGGTTGGAGAGGTCGGTGAGCGATTTGAGAAGCGTGGAGTGGTTGTCGAAGCAAGAGTTTGAAAACGTGTATGAGGATttgaagaagaaggtgaagagCAGTGAAGATAGCGTATTGGGTGCGACTTTGGATGACATAAGGGCCTATGCGAGGAATGTGGTTGAGAAAGAGATAGAAAAGCACGCGGCGGATGGACTTGGCAGGGTGGATTATGCTTTGGCCACTGGTGGGGCTTCCGTTGTGAAGCATTCAGAGCCATATTTGGTGGGGAAAGGGGGAAATTGGTTCTTGAAGAGTTCCAAAAATGGGGTGCATAGCGATGCTGACAAGATGTTGAAACCCAGTTTTGGTGAACCTGGCCATTGTTTTCCCTTGAAGGGGAGTAGTGGATTTGTCCAGATTAAGCTGCGGACTGCCATCATTCCCGAGGCTATCACTCTGGAACATGTTGCAAAG AGCGTTGCTTATGACAGATCGAGTGCTCCTAAGGACTGCAGGATCTCTGGGTGGCTGCGAGGACAGGATGATCCAGAAGTCTATACAGAGATTCGCCTGGTTGAATTTACTTATGACCTTGAGAAAAGCAATGCACAGACATTCAATGTCTTGGACTCGGCAGTGTCTGGCCTTGTCGACACAGTGAGGTTGGACTTCACATCCAACCATGGAAGCCCTTCTCATACTTGCATATATCGATTGAGAGTGCACGGACATGAACCAAACGCCGTTTCTATGATGGCCATGCAGCAGTAG